The Suncus etruscus isolate mSunEtr1 chromosome 7, mSunEtr1.pri.cur, whole genome shotgun sequence genome includes a window with the following:
- the LOC126013804 gene encoding cytochrome c oxidase subunit 7A2, mitochondrial, whose product MLRNLTALRQITQRTISTASRRQFENKVPEKQKLFQEDNGIPIHLKGGLSDALLYRATMILTLGGTAYTIYELVKASFPKKQD is encoded by the exons ATGCTGCGGAATTTGACG GCTCTTCGTCAGATTACCCAGAGAACCATAAGTACTGCTTCTCGCAGGCAGTTTGAAAATAAGGTGCCagagaaacaaaaactatttcaG GAGGATAATGGAATTCCAATACATCTAAAGGGTGGGTTGTCTGATGCCCTCCTGTATAGAGCCACTATGATTCTGACACTTGGTG gaacAGCATATACCATATATGAGCTGGTTAAGGCTTCATTTCCCAAGAAGCAAGATTGA